The Azospirillum brasilense genome window below encodes:
- a CDS encoding class I SAM-dependent RNA methyltransferase, whose protein sequence is MTVTEVGARGDGIASFEDAKLFVPLTVPGDRVRVAVKEAANAKGDGLRADLLEILEPGPGRAAPPCSHFGTCGGCTLQHMEDAAYAAWKVGLVQGALARVGLGDTPLEPLSRTPPAARRRARFAALKRGRRVWLGFNERMSHRLTDLAECPVLRPGLFALVEPLRGLLLSVLPDGGGCDVIATDLEGGIDLVLVGPRSLDRAARERLVAFGEAEGVARISWQADERQPDGRGTPEPIAHRRPLAVSFAGLPVTPPPGAFLQASAEGEAALVAAVLANIGEPKRVADLFAGLGTFAVPLAQRAAVHAVEGDAPALAALNKAAGALRLTTERRDLFENPLTAKELARFDAVVFDPPRAGAAAQAQALAGSKVPRLVAVSCNPATFARDARTLVDGGYVLSRVYPVDQFLWSAHVEVVGVFSRP, encoded by the coding sequence GTGACCGTCACCGAGGTCGGCGCCCGCGGCGACGGCATCGCCAGCTTCGAAGACGCCAAGCTTTTCGTGCCGCTGACCGTCCCCGGCGACCGCGTGCGGGTGGCCGTGAAGGAGGCCGCCAACGCCAAGGGAGACGGTCTGCGCGCCGACCTGCTCGAAATTCTGGAGCCCGGCCCCGGACGCGCCGCGCCGCCCTGTTCCCATTTCGGAACCTGCGGCGGCTGCACGCTCCAGCATATGGAGGACGCCGCCTACGCCGCCTGGAAGGTCGGGCTGGTGCAGGGCGCGCTGGCCCGCGTCGGGCTGGGCGACACGCCCCTTGAGCCGTTGTCGCGGACGCCGCCAGCGGCGCGCCGCCGCGCCCGCTTCGCCGCGCTGAAGCGGGGGCGTCGCGTCTGGCTCGGCTTCAACGAGCGGATGAGCCACCGGCTGACCGACCTGGCGGAGTGTCCGGTGCTGCGGCCCGGCCTGTTCGCCCTGGTGGAGCCGCTGCGCGGGCTGCTGCTGTCGGTTCTGCCGGACGGCGGCGGCTGTGACGTGATCGCCACCGATCTGGAGGGCGGGATCGACCTTGTGCTGGTCGGCCCGCGCAGCCTGGACCGCGCGGCGCGGGAACGGCTGGTGGCCTTCGGCGAGGCGGAGGGGGTGGCCCGCATCTCCTGGCAGGCCGATGAAAGACAGCCGGATGGGCGGGGTACGCCGGAGCCCATCGCCCACCGCCGTCCGCTGGCGGTGTCCTTCGCCGGCCTGCCGGTCACCCCGCCGCCCGGCGCCTTCCTCCAGGCGAGCGCCGAGGGGGAGGCCGCGCTGGTCGCCGCCGTCCTCGCCAACATCGGGGAGCCGAAGCGGGTCGCCGACCTGTTCGCCGGTCTGGGCACCTTCGCGGTCCCGCTGGCCCAGCGGGCGGCGGTCCATGCGGTGGAGGGGGACGCCCCGGCGCTGGCCGCGCTGAACAAGGCGGCGGGGGCGCTGCGCCTGACCACGGAGCGGCGCGACCTGTTCGAGAATCCGCTGACGGCGAAGGAGTTGGCGCGGTTCGACGCGGTGGTCTTCGACCCGCCGCGCGCCGGGGCCGCCGCCCAGGCGCAGGCGCTGGCCGGCTCGAAGGTGCCGCGGCTGGTGGCGGTATCCTGCAACCCCGCGACCTTCGCCCGCGACGCCCGGACGCTGGTGGACGGCGGCTACGTGTTGAGCCGCGTTTACCCCGTGGACCAGTTTCTGTGGTCGGCCCATGTCGAGGTCGTCGGGGTGTTCAGCCGCCCGTAG
- a CDS encoding class I SAM-dependent rRNA methyltransferase yields MTDTPTTPVKYRAIHLQAGRQRRVLHGHPWVYSNEVQMDTAAKAIPPGSPVRLLDPGGKPLGIATFNPHTLIAARMLSGDPATVVDHAFLAGRLRNAVAMRDALFDRPYYRVVHAEADGLPGLIVDRYGDVVTVQANSVFMDQRIDAILAAIDEVLAPRAVILRNDSTQRALEGLPEESRLVKGEIDGPIRLEENGATFFADPLGGQKTGWFYDQRDNRAFIAKLAKGKRAIDFFSYNGGFGVLCAVEGASSVVSVDRSQGALDNATRAAEANGVADRFEARRADAFNELERLNAEGETFEIVIADPPAFVKSKKDLAVGCRAYRKMTRLAAKITAPGGFLLCASCSHNVDPPTFAEQVARGLHDAGRTGRILRSAGAGPDHPVHPHLPESAYLKAIVMQLD; encoded by the coding sequence ATGACCGACACCCCCACCACCCCCGTCAAATACCGGGCGATCCATCTGCAGGCCGGCCGCCAGCGGCGCGTCCTGCACGGCCACCCCTGGGTCTATTCCAACGAAGTCCAGATGGACACGGCGGCCAAGGCCATCCCGCCGGGCAGCCCGGTGCGCCTGCTGGACCCCGGCGGGAAACCGCTGGGCATCGCCACCTTCAACCCGCACACCCTGATCGCCGCGCGGATGCTCTCCGGCGACCCGGCGACGGTGGTCGACCACGCCTTCCTCGCCGGGCGGCTGAGGAACGCCGTGGCGATGCGCGACGCGCTGTTCGACCGGCCCTACTACCGCGTCGTCCACGCGGAGGCCGACGGGCTGCCGGGACTGATCGTGGACCGCTACGGCGACGTGGTGACGGTGCAGGCCAACAGCGTCTTCATGGACCAGCGGATCGACGCCATCCTGGCCGCCATCGACGAGGTGCTGGCCCCGCGCGCGGTCATCCTGCGCAACGACAGCACCCAGCGCGCGCTGGAGGGGCTGCCCGAGGAAAGCCGGCTGGTGAAGGGCGAGATCGACGGCCCGATCCGGCTGGAGGAGAACGGCGCCACCTTCTTCGCCGACCCGCTGGGCGGGCAGAAGACCGGCTGGTTCTACGACCAGCGCGACAACCGCGCCTTCATCGCCAAGCTGGCGAAGGGCAAGCGGGCCATCGACTTCTTCAGCTACAACGGCGGCTTCGGCGTGCTCTGCGCCGTCGAGGGCGCGTCGTCGGTGGTGTCGGTCGACCGCTCGCAGGGGGCGCTGGACAACGCCACCCGCGCCGCGGAGGCCAACGGCGTGGCCGACCGCTTCGAGGCGCGCCGCGCCGACGCCTTCAACGAGCTGGAGCGGCTGAACGCCGAGGGCGAGACGTTCGAGATCGTCATCGCCGACCCGCCGGCCTTCGTGAAGTCGAAGAAGGACCTCGCCGTCGGCTGCCGCGCCTACCGCAAGATGACCCGTCTGGCGGCGAAGATCACCGCGCCGGGCGGCTTCCTGCTCTGCGCGTCCTGCAGCCACAACGTCGACCCGCCGACCTTCGCCGAGCAGGTCGCCCGCGGCCTGCACGACGCCGGGCGGACGGGGCGCATCCTGCGCAGCGCCGGGGCCGGGCCGGATCATCCGGTTCATCCGCATCTGCCGGAGTCGGCCTATCTCAAGGCCATCGTGATGCAGCTGGACTGA
- the ccoN gene encoding cytochrome-c oxidase, cbb3-type subunit I yields MTSATLTPGAALGSQRVSENVRYYEDAVRLFVIAAVFWGVVGFLAGVFIALQLAFPALNLGLEWTSFGRLRPVHTSAVIFAFGGNVLFATSLYSVQRTSRQFLFGGEGLAKFVFWNYNIFIVLAALSYVLGYTQGKEYAEPEWILDLYLTVIWVLYAIQFVGTVMTRKESHIYVANWFFMAFILTVAILHIGNNVNVPVSLTGMKSYPFVSGVQSAMVQWWYGHNAVGFFLTAGFLGIMYYFVPKRAERPVYSYRLSIVHFWTLIFLYIWAGPHHLHYTALPDWAQTLGMTFSVMLWMPSWGGMINGIMTLSGAWDKLRTDPVLRFLVTSVAFYGMSTFEGPLMSVKPVNALSHYTDWTIGHVHSGALGWVAFISFGAIYYLVPVLWKRSQLYSLRLVSYHFWTATIGIVLYITAMWVSGIMQGLMWRAYDNLGFLQYSFVETVAAMHPFYVIRALGGVLFLAGALIMVYNLWRTAKGDVRIEKPYASAPHKAAVGAA; encoded by the coding sequence ATGACATCAGCGACTCTGACGCCAGGGGCCGCCCTGGGCAGCCAGCGGGTGTCGGAAAATGTGCGTTACTACGAAGACGCCGTCCGACTCTTCGTCATCGCTGCAGTGTTCTGGGGCGTCGTCGGCTTCCTCGCCGGCGTCTTCATCGCGCTGCAGCTCGCTTTTCCGGCGCTGAATCTCGGCCTTGAGTGGACGAGCTTCGGGCGCCTGCGGCCGGTCCACACCTCGGCCGTGATCTTCGCGTTTGGCGGCAACGTCCTGTTCGCCACCTCGCTCTACTCCGTGCAGCGCACCAGCCGCCAGTTCCTGTTCGGCGGCGAGGGCCTCGCGAAGTTCGTCTTCTGGAACTACAACATCTTCATCGTCCTGGCGGCGCTCAGCTACGTGCTCGGCTACACCCAGGGCAAGGAGTATGCAGAGCCGGAGTGGATCCTCGACCTCTACCTGACGGTCATCTGGGTCCTCTACGCCATCCAGTTCGTCGGCACGGTGATGACCCGCAAGGAGTCGCACATCTACGTCGCCAACTGGTTCTTCATGGCGTTCATCCTGACCGTCGCGATCCTCCACATCGGCAACAACGTCAACGTCCCGGTGTCGCTGACCGGGATGAAGTCCTACCCGTTCGTCTCGGGCGTGCAGAGCGCCATGGTGCAGTGGTGGTACGGCCACAACGCGGTCGGCTTCTTCCTGACCGCCGGCTTCCTCGGCATCATGTACTACTTCGTTCCGAAGCGCGCGGAGCGGCCGGTCTATTCGTACCGCCTGTCGATCGTGCACTTCTGGACGCTGATCTTCCTCTACATCTGGGCCGGCCCGCACCACCTGCACTACACGGCCCTGCCGGATTGGGCGCAGACGCTGGGCATGACCTTCTCGGTCATGCTGTGGATGCCGTCCTGGGGCGGCATGATCAACGGCATCATGACCCTGTCGGGTGCCTGGGACAAGCTGCGCACCGACCCGGTCCTGCGCTTCCTCGTGACGTCGGTGGCCTTCTACGGCATGTCGACCTTCGAGGGCCCGCTGATGTCGGTGAAGCCGGTCAACGCCCTGTCGCACTACACCGACTGGACGATCGGCCACGTGCACTCCGGTGCGCTCGGCTGGGTGGCCTTCATCTCCTTCGGCGCGATCTACTATCTGGTCCCGGTCCTGTGGAAGCGCTCGCAGCTCTACAGCCTGCGTCTGGTCAGCTACCACTTCTGGACCGCCACCATCGGCATCGTGCTCTACATCACCGCCATGTGGGTGTCGGGCATCATGCAGGGCCTGATGTGGCGCGCCTACGACAACCTCGGCTTCCTCCAGTACTCGTTCGTCGAGACGGTCGCGGCCATGCATCCCTTCTACGTGATCCGTGCGCTGGGCGGCGTCCTGTTCCTGGCTGGTGCCCTGATCATGGTCTACAACCTGTGGCGCACGGCCAAGGGTGACGTCCGCATCGAGAAGCCCTATGCCTCCGCCCCGCACAAGGCGGCGGTCGGTGCGGCCTGA
- the ccoO gene encoding cytochrome-c oxidase, cbb3-type subunit II yields MAEEKKGFSHDTIERNTLLLIVLILITVSIGGLVQIVPLFTIESTIEKVDGVRPYSPLELAGQNIYFREGCYNCHSQQIRPFRDEVERYGHYSLAAESMYDHPFQWGSKRTGPDLARVGGKYSNDWQVAHLVDPRAVVPESIMPGYAWMKDRPLKYTDIQDHMKTLRIVGVPYTDEQIASAKADLEAQKNPDADTAGLMKRYPKAVVANFTGNKGVTEMDALVAYLQVLGTMVDFTKYQSPKQLQQ; encoded by the coding sequence ATGGCTGAGGAAAAAAAGGGCTTTAGTCACGACACGATCGAGCGGAACACGCTTCTGCTCATCGTCCTGATCCTGATCACCGTGTCGATCGGCGGCCTCGTCCAGATCGTCCCGCTGTTCACGATCGAGTCGACGATCGAGAAGGTGGATGGGGTCCGTCCCTACTCGCCGCTCGAACTGGCTGGCCAGAACATCTACTTCCGCGAAGGCTGCTACAACTGCCACAGCCAGCAGATCCGTCCGTTCCGCGACGAGGTGGAGCGCTACGGTCACTATTCGCTGGCCGCGGAAAGCATGTACGACCATCCCTTCCAGTGGGGCTCCAAGCGCACCGGTCCGGACCTGGCCCGCGTGGGTGGCAAGTACTCCAACGACTGGCAGGTGGCCCATCTGGTCGATCCGCGCGCCGTGGTGCCGGAATCGATCATGCCGGGCTACGCCTGGATGAAGGACCGTCCGCTGAAGTACACCGACATCCAGGATCACATGAAGACCCTGCGCATCGTCGGCGTCCCCTACACGGACGAGCAGATCGCCAGCGCCAAGGCCGACCTCGAAGCGCAGAAGAACCCGGACGCCGACACGGCCGGTCTGATGAAGCGCTACCCGAAGGCCGTCGTGGCGAACTTCACGGGCAACAAGGGCGTCACCGAAATGGACGCGCTGGTGGCCTACCTGCAGGTCCTGGGCACCATGGTGGACTTCACCAAGTACCAGTCGCCCAAGCAGCTCCAGCAGTAA
- a CDS encoding cbb3-type cytochrome c oxidase subunit 3: protein MDLDSITVALRSFWTVWLALLFTGIVVYAMWPGNRGKFEDASRIPLKEDGQEF from the coding sequence ATGGACTTGGATTCGATCACTGTCGCCCTGCGGTCCTTCTGGACCGTCTGGCTGGCCCTGCTCTTCACCGGCATCGTGGTCTACGCCATGTGGCCAGGCAACCGGGGCAAGTTCGAAGACGCCTCCCGGATCCCGCTCAAGGAAGATGGTCAGGAGTTTTAG
- the ccoP gene encoding cytochrome-c oxidase, cbb3-type subunit III, whose amino-acid sequence MAQKEKDALSGVETTGHEWDGLRELNNPLPKWWLYIFYVCIAWSLVYYVLYPAWPLGKSYTKGLLGYSQREELVQKVADGKKAQEKYLTAIAATSVEDIQKNKDLLAFAMAGGRSYFNENCAACHGAGGQGAKGFPTLADDVWLWGGTTADIYKTIQHGIRADDGDTRGTVGIGMTAFGRDGILNRDQIGQVAEYILSLNKRSTDAAAAEKGKTVYDENCAACHGENAQGSLAVGMEVGAPPLVTANWLYGGDKATLVQTITNGRAGVMPAWSKRLDDATIKSLAVYVHNLGGGK is encoded by the coding sequence ATGGCACAGAAAGAAAAGGACGCCCTTTCCGGCGTCGAGACCACCGGCCACGAGTGGGACGGCCTGCGGGAGCTGAACAACCCCCTGCCCAAGTGGTGGCTGTACATCTTCTACGTCTGCATTGCGTGGTCCCTCGTCTACTACGTGCTCTACCCGGCCTGGCCGCTGGGCAAGAGCTACACGAAGGGCCTGCTCGGCTACTCGCAGCGCGAGGAGCTGGTGCAGAAGGTCGCCGACGGCAAGAAGGCCCAGGAAAAGTACCTGACGGCCATCGCGGCGACCTCGGTCGAGGACATCCAGAAGAACAAGGACCTCCTTGCCTTCGCGATGGCCGGCGGCCGCTCCTACTTCAACGAGAACTGCGCGGCCTGCCACGGCGCCGGCGGTCAGGGCGCCAAGGGCTTCCCGACGCTCGCCGACGACGTGTGGCTGTGGGGCGGCACCACCGCCGACATCTACAAGACCATCCAGCACGGCATCCGTGCGGATGACGGCGACACCCGCGGCACCGTCGGCATCGGCATGACCGCCTTCGGCCGGGACGGCATCCTGAACCGTGACCAGATCGGTCAGGTCGCCGAGTACATCCTGTCGCTGAACAAGCGCTCGACCGACGCCGCCGCCGCGGAGAAGGGCAAGACCGTCTACGACGAGAACTGCGCCGCCTGCCACGGCGAGAACGCGCAGGGCTCGCTCGCGGTCGGCATGGAGGTCGGCGCTCCGCCGCTCGTTACGGCCAACTGGCTGTATGGCGGCGACAAGGCCACGCTGGTCCAGACCATCACGAACGGCCGCGCCGGCGTGATGCCCGCCTGGTCGAAGCGTCTGGACGACGCGACGATCAAGTCGCTGGCCGTCTACGTGCACAACCTGGGCGGCGGCAAGTAA
- the ccoG gene encoding cytochrome c oxidase accessory protein CcoG, whose translation MNTTTEQQPPRSDRLGSDRLERPAFGDAPAAAPPKAQRRASRSMYQKHAKVYPKAVHGTFRRIKWAALAVLLAIYYVLPWVRWDRGPNAPDQAVLLDLANRRFYLFFVELWPQQIYYLTGALILAALGLFLATSLAGRVWCGYACPQTVWTDLYVWVERLVEGDRGERIRLDQGGWTARKVGRKVLKNLIWLLIALATGGAWIFYFTDAPTLLGEMLRFEMSSTALGFIGLFTATTYLLAGFAREQVCTYMCPWPRFQSAMIDEDSLIVTYQDWRGEGRSLLRKSQSWEERRAEGLGDCIDCFNCVQVCPAGIDIRDGLQMQCIGCGLCIDACDEIMTKVGRPTGLITFDTQTNQVAVATGGQPVPFRLLRPRTILYTLMMLVIAGGIGVGLLLKPGLDISVLRDRAPLFVALSDGSVRNAYTFKISNMTRDPRAYTLAVSGVTGASLSVAGDGQDEQADNQRLTADPDMVATYRIFVTAPRTGLQGASQPLTFRLTSADGEVATYDSVFMGPAN comes from the coding sequence ATGAACACGACCACCGAACAGCAACCGCCTCGAAGCGACCGACTGGGAAGCGACCGGTTGGAACGCCCGGCCTTCGGTGACGCGCCCGCCGCTGCCCCACCGAAGGCGCAGCGTCGCGCGTCGCGCTCCATGTATCAGAAGCACGCCAAGGTCTATCCCAAGGCGGTGCACGGCACCTTTCGCCGTATCAAATGGGCGGCGCTGGCGGTTCTCCTGGCGATCTACTACGTGCTGCCCTGGGTCCGCTGGGACCGCGGGCCGAACGCCCCCGACCAGGCGGTGCTGCTCGACCTCGCCAACCGCCGCTTCTACCTGTTCTTCGTGGAGCTGTGGCCGCAGCAGATCTATTACCTGACCGGCGCGCTGATCCTGGCGGCGCTGGGCCTGTTCCTGGCGACCTCGCTGGCGGGCCGCGTCTGGTGCGGCTACGCCTGTCCGCAGACGGTGTGGACCGACCTCTATGTCTGGGTCGAGCGGCTGGTCGAGGGTGACCGCGGCGAGCGCATCCGCCTCGACCAGGGCGGCTGGACCGCCCGGAAGGTCGGGCGCAAGGTCTTGAAAAACCTGATCTGGCTGCTGATCGCGCTGGCGACCGGGGGCGCCTGGATCTTCTACTTCACCGACGCGCCGACCCTGCTGGGCGAGATGCTGCGCTTCGAGATGTCCTCGACCGCGCTCGGCTTCATCGGCCTGTTCACCGCCACCACCTATTTGCTGGCCGGCTTCGCGCGGGAGCAGGTCTGCACCTACATGTGCCCGTGGCCGCGCTTCCAGTCGGCGATGATCGACGAGGACAGCCTGATCGTCACCTACCAGGACTGGCGCGGCGAGGGCCGCAGCCTGCTGCGCAAGTCGCAGAGCTGGGAGGAGCGCAGGGCCGAAGGTCTGGGCGACTGCATCGACTGCTTCAACTGCGTCCAGGTCTGCCCCGCCGGCATCGACATCCGCGACGGGCTGCAAATGCAGTGCATCGGCTGCGGCCTGTGCATCGACGCCTGCGACGAGATCATGACCAAGGTCGGGCGGCCGACCGGCCTCATCACGTTCGACACCCAGACCAATCAGGTGGCCGTCGCCACCGGCGGGCAGCCGGTGCCCTTCCGCCTGCTGCGCCCGCGCACGATTCTCTACACGCTGATGATGCTGGTCATCGCCGGCGGCATCGGGGTCGGGCTGCTGCTGAAGCCGGGGCTGGACATCAGCGTCCTGCGCGACCGCGCGCCGCTGTTCGTGGCGCTGTCCGACGGGTCGGTGCGCAACGCCTACACCTTCAAGATCTCCAACATGACCCGCGACCCGCGCGCCTACACGCTGGCGGTCTCCGGGGTGACGGGGGCCAGCCTGTCGGTGGCTGGCGACGGTCAGGACGAGCAGGCCGACAACCAGCGCCTGACCGCCGATCCGGACATGGTGGCGACCTACAGAATTTTCGTGACCGCGCCGCGCACCGGTTTGCAAGGCGCCTCCCAGCCCCTTACCTTCAGGCTTACCTCGGCCGATGGTGAGGTGGCGACCTATGACTCCGTCTTCATGGGGCCGGCCAACTGA
- a CDS encoding FixH family protein — MTLSTDAGTRRTPPRRTGRQPGWYIPWIFVAGFAVVIAVNGVMLHFALSSWTGVQTEQHFMKGLKYNEDLAGARAQAERGWKVATDFTSTEAQKGILALTLHDKYGNLLKDAEVKVAFIRPTSEGHDVRLDLPYLGEGRFAAPVALPLPGQWDLRVEIHHSTGDYQDEQRLFVK; from the coding sequence ATGACGCTGTCCACCGACGCCGGAACCCGCCGCACCCCGCCCCGCCGGACCGGCCGCCAGCCCGGCTGGTACATCCCCTGGATCTTCGTGGCCGGATTCGCCGTCGTGATCGCGGTCAACGGCGTGATGCTGCACTTCGCCCTGTCGAGCTGGACCGGCGTCCAGACCGAGCAGCATTTCATGAAGGGCCTGAAGTACAACGAGGATCTGGCCGGCGCCCGCGCCCAGGCCGAGCGCGGCTGGAAGGTCGCCACCGACTTCACCAGCACCGAGGCGCAGAAGGGCATCCTGGCGCTGACGCTGCACGACAAGTACGGCAACCTGCTGAAGGACGCCGAGGTCAAGGTCGCCTTCATCCGCCCGACCAGCGAGGGCCACGACGTGCGCCTCGACCTGCCCTATCTGGGCGAGGGCCGCTTCGCCGCCCCGGTGGCGCTGCCGCTGCCCGGCCAGTGGGACCTGCGCGTGGAAATCCACCATTCCACGGGCGACTACCAGGACGAACAGCGCCTCTTCGTCAAGTAA
- a CDS encoding heavy metal translocating P-type ATPase — MTVCLHCGQEHPEGTGTTASDGTGPFCCTGCAAAYDLVRGLGLERYYERRCVDPAARPLRPDGEAPPLDYAPHAKPGTDGTASLHLMIDGLQCAACVWLIETALARQPGVTHARLNMTTRRLSVTWRAAETDANTVVDTVARIGYRAVPFDPERLGDAQAKTEKELLRSLAVAGFGASNVMLLSVSVWAGHATGMGSATRDLMHWLSALVCMPAIAYALRPFARSAFQALRRGRTNMDVPITIGVLLATSMSLFETINSGQHAYFDGAMMLLFFLLIGRYLDQRARGRARSAAEQLLGLHATSVTVLNEDGRSAIVPPDQVSPGSTILVAVGERVAVDGTVADGVSDLDTALITGETVPGSVRPGDRVFAGMLNLTAPLRVTVTAVGEGTLLAEIVRLMEVAEQGRAKYVAIADRVSRHYAPVVHVAALGTFLGWLLLGGLPWQDSLMNAVAVLIITCPCALALAVPVVQVIASGRLMRQGILLKTATALERLAVIDTLIFDKTGTLTEGRPVPHLDGVAEDDLRLAATLAGASRHPLARALTRALPNVPVAAGVREIPGAGLALDDAGGEIRLGSRAFTGAPDTAEDAAGPELWLARPGAVPVRITFLDAPRADAAAVVRGLKARGLDVRLLSGDRRGAVAAVAAQLGIEDWRAGQTPADKTAVLDALAAEGRKVLMVGDGLNDAPALAAASVSMSPSTAVDVSQTAADVVFQGRRLRPILEAFEVSRRSGRLVRQNFGIALVYNLFAVPIAMAGMLTPLLAALAMSSSSLIVIANALRLSRGAVTKDLTDDRASLSDRDRAEPGADGPGGVPVGSQVRAV; from the coding sequence ATGACCGTCTGCCTCCACTGCGGGCAGGAGCATCCCGAGGGCACCGGCACCACCGCCTCCGACGGTACCGGCCCCTTCTGCTGCACCGGCTGCGCGGCGGCCTACGACCTCGTCCGCGGGCTCGGGCTGGAACGCTATTACGAGCGGCGCTGCGTCGATCCCGCGGCCCGGCCGTTGCGCCCGGACGGCGAGGCGCCGCCGCTCGACTACGCCCCCCACGCCAAGCCGGGCACCGACGGCACCGCCTCGCTGCACCTGATGATCGACGGGCTGCAATGCGCTGCCTGCGTCTGGCTGATCGAGACGGCGCTGGCCCGCCAGCCGGGGGTGACCCACGCGCGGCTGAACATGACCACGCGCCGCCTGTCGGTGACGTGGCGCGCGGCCGAGACCGACGCCAACACGGTCGTCGACACCGTCGCCCGCATCGGCTACCGCGCCGTGCCCTTCGATCCGGAACGGCTGGGCGACGCTCAAGCGAAGACGGAGAAGGAGCTTCTGCGCTCGCTGGCCGTCGCCGGCTTCGGCGCCAGCAACGTGATGCTGCTGTCGGTGTCGGTCTGGGCCGGTCACGCCACGGGCATGGGATCCGCCACCCGCGACCTGATGCACTGGCTGTCGGCGCTGGTCTGCATGCCGGCCATCGCCTACGCCCTGCGGCCCTTTGCGCGTTCGGCCTTCCAGGCGCTGCGCCGCGGGCGGACGAACATGGACGTGCCGATCACCATCGGCGTCCTGCTCGCCACCAGCATGAGCCTGTTCGAGACGATCAACAGCGGCCAGCACGCCTATTTCGACGGCGCGATGATGCTGCTGTTCTTCCTGCTGATCGGGCGCTACCTCGACCAGCGGGCGCGTGGCCGGGCCCGCTCGGCGGCGGAGCAGCTTCTCGGCCTGCACGCCACCTCGGTGACCGTGCTGAACGAGGACGGACGCAGCGCCATCGTCCCGCCGGATCAGGTCAGCCCCGGCTCCACCATCCTGGTGGCGGTGGGCGAGCGGGTCGCGGTGGACGGCACGGTGGCCGACGGCGTGTCCGACCTCGACACCGCCCTGATCACCGGCGAGACGGTGCCGGGCAGCGTGCGCCCCGGCGACCGCGTGTTCGCCGGCATGCTCAACCTCACCGCCCCGCTGCGCGTGACCGTCACGGCGGTGGGCGAGGGCACGCTGCTGGCCGAGATCGTCCGGCTGATGGAGGTGGCGGAGCAGGGCCGCGCCAAATACGTCGCCATCGCCGACCGCGTGTCACGCCATTACGCCCCGGTCGTCCATGTGGCGGCGCTGGGCACCTTCCTGGGCTGGCTGCTGCTCGGCGGGCTACCCTGGCAGGACTCGCTGATGAACGCGGTGGCCGTGCTGATCATCACCTGCCCCTGCGCGCTTGCGCTGGCCGTGCCGGTGGTGCAGGTGATCGCCAGCGGGCGGCTGATGCGGCAGGGCATCCTGCTGAAGACCGCCACGGCGCTGGAGCGGCTGGCCGTCATCGACACGTTGATCTTCGACAAGACCGGCACGCTGACCGAGGGGCGGCCCGTCCCGCATCTCGACGGCGTGGCCGAGGATGACCTGCGCCTCGCCGCCACGCTCGCCGGGGCCAGCCGCCACCCGCTGGCCCGCGCCCTGACCCGCGCGCTGCCCAATGTACCCGTCGCCGCCGGCGTGCGGGAGATCCCCGGCGCCGGCCTCGCCCTGGATGACGCTGGTGGGGAAATCCGGCTGGGCAGCCGCGCCTTCACCGGCGCGCCGGACACGGCGGAGGACGCCGCGGGACCGGAGCTGTGGCTGGCCCGCCCCGGCGCCGTCCCGGTGCGCATCACCTTCCTCGACGCGCCGCGCGCCGACGCCGCGGCGGTGGTGCGCGGGCTGAAGGCGCGGGGCCTCGACGTCCGGCTGCTGTCCGGCGACCGCCGTGGTGCTGTGGCCGCGGTGGCCGCGCAGCTCGGCATCGAGGACTGGCGGGCCGGCCAGACGCCCGCCGACAAGACCGCCGTCCTCGACGCGCTCGCCGCCGAGGGCCGCAAGGTGCTGATGGTCGGCGACGGGCTGAACGACGCCCCGGCGCTGGCCGCGGCCAGCGTGTCGATGTCGCCGTCCACCGCGGTGGACGTCAGCCAGACCGCCGCCGACGTGGTGTTCCAGGGCCGCCGCCTGCGCCCCATCCTGGAGGCGTTCGAGGTGTCCCGCCGCTCCGGGCGGCTGGTGCGCCAGAATTTCGGCATCGCGCTGGTCTACAACCTGTTCGCGGTGCCCATCGCCATGGCGGGCATGCTGACGCCGCTGTTGGCGGCGCTGGCCATGTCCTCCTCCTCCCTGATCGTTATCGCCAACGCCCTGCGGCTCAGCCGCGGCGCGGTGACCAAGGACCTGACCGATGACCGAGCTTCTCTATCTGATCGCGATCGCGCTGAGCCTGGGGCTGATGGGCCTGGGGGCGTTCCTGTGGGCTCTCAAGTCCGGGCAGTTTGA
- the ccoS gene encoding cbb3-type cytochrome oxidase assembly protein CcoS — protein sequence MGLGAFLWALKSGQFDDLDGAAHRILFDDEPPRPNAEPPSPPKGR from the coding sequence ATGGGCCTGGGGGCGTTCCTGTGGGCTCTCAAGTCCGGGCAGTTTGACGATCTCGACGGGGCGGCCCACCGCATCCTGTTCGACGACGAGCCGCCGCGCCCGAACGCCGAGCCGCCGAGCCCCCCGAAAGGGCGCTGA